In Candidatus Methanomethylicota archaeon, the following are encoded in one genomic region:
- a CDS encoding queuosine precursor transporter: MLVWIYWFVSLTIVTYASTWIVKRYPQHGFSALTSFYVIYLAASQILASRPIYFDLGFTGFYAPAAVFIYPFIAQVIDMINEVYGRRSTHIAIIIAFITQVLLVIFIAMVNTLTPAPFFQYEDAWKSIFSLSIRITAASWISFLICSNIDAIVFSTLKNMFIDRENKFKHDASINPYIWLRSSVSDIVDLTLDSVIFVTLAFYGEMPIIPLIIGQIVSKNIIGFIDNPWFVWYKRMLRKTQ; this comes from the coding sequence ATGCTGGTTTGGATCTACTGGTTTGTTAGTTTAACTATAGTTACATATGCATCCACATGGATTGTTAAACGCTACCCCCAACATGGCTTCTCAGCATTAACAAGCTTTTACGTCATATACCTTGCAGCATCACAGATCCTTGCTTCTAGACCAATATACTTCGATCTTGGATTCACAGGCTTCTATGCTCCTGCAGCCGTATTCATATATCCATTCATAGCTCAAGTTATTGATATGATAAATGAAGTTTATGGTAGAAGGAGCACACACATAGCAATAATAATAGCCTTCATAACTCAAGTTCTACTGGTAATATTCATAGCAATGGTGAACACATTAACGCCAGCACCATTCTTCCAATATGAAGATGCATGGAAATCCATATTCAGCCTAAGCATAAGGATAACTGCAGCATCATGGATATCATTCCTAATATGCTCAAACATAGATGCAATAGTATTCTCAACATTGAAGAACATGTTTATTGATAGGGAAAATAAGTTTAAGCATGATGCATCCATAAATCCATACATATGGCTTCGCTCCAGCGTAAGCGATATTGTAGATTTAACCCTCGATAGCGTAATATTCGTTACACTAGCATTTTACGGTGAAATGCCAATAATACCACTGATAATTGGGCAGATCGTAAGCAAGAACATTATAGGGTTCATAGATAACCCATGGTTCGTATGGTATAAGAGGATGCTGAGGAAAACTCAATAA
- a CDS encoding DUF6364 family protein, with product MSGKVKLTITVDGDVLINAKNVARERGIPLSRVIENFLKFFSEPEFYCFKCGGKFKARDADVCAKCGWMICPHCGACRCGLSEETAVAVFHMRRIYEDLLGGRIK from the coding sequence ATGTCTGGTAAGGTTAAGTTGACCATAACTGTTGATGGAGATGTTTTAATTAATGCTAAGAATGTTGCCCGTGAGAGGGGTATACCATTGTCTAGGGTTATAGAGAACTTTTTGAAATTCTTCTCTGAACCTGAATTCTACTGTTTTAAGTGTGGTGGGAAGTTTAAGGCTAGGGATGCTGATGTATGTGCGAAGTGTGGTTGGATGATATGCCCACATTGTGGGGCTTGTAGGTGTGGTTTGAGTGAGGAGACTGCTGTGGCTGTATTCCATATGAGGAGGATTTACGAGGATTTACTTGGTGGTAGGATTAAGTAG
- a CDS encoding DUF362 domain-containing protein has translation MKSRVIIVEGEDITNRTLNALKHLKPEIPKSEGRILIKPNLVEPMGKDSGAVTRPETVEGVIRFLMEMGDYEIIVGEGSAYPDTMQCFKIAGYEYLTEKYNVRLMDLNHGNYIKVNGEYWSFEVNNVLSEVDYIISVAVLKEHGFAEVTLTLKNMMGILKPAPKIPVKEYIHAEGDPDIWALRLCDLVKAFKPNLAIIDGTTGMFGSHIHGKLKKLNLTIASEDPVACDSIGAKILGHEEVKHIKLACMKGLGDINPEVLKIKID, from the coding sequence ATGAAATCGAGGGTTATCATAGTTGAGGGGGAGGACATAACAAATAGAACTTTAAATGCATTAAAGCATCTAAAACCGGAAATCCCAAAGAGTGAAGGTAGAATTCTAATAAAACCAAATCTAGTTGAACCCATGGGTAAAGATTCTGGAGCAGTAACTAGACCTGAAACTGTTGAGGGGGTAATAAGATTTCTCATGGAGATGGGGGATTATGAGATTATCGTGGGGGAGGGGTCTGCATACCCAGACACCATGCAATGCTTCAAAATAGCGGGATACGAATACCTAACAGAGAAATATAATGTTAGACTTATGGATTTAAACCATGGGAATTACATTAAGGTTAATGGAGAATATTGGAGTTTTGAGGTAAATAATGTTTTGAGTGAAGTGGATTACATAATTTCAGTGGCAGTTTTAAAGGAGCATGGATTCGCAGAAGTAACGTTGACACTTAAAAACATGATGGGCATACTTAAACCAGCACCAAAAATACCAGTAAAGGAGTACATACATGCAGAGGGAGATCCAGATATATGGGCATTAAGACTATGCGATCTAGTTAAAGCATTCAAACCAAACCTTGCAATAATAGATGGAACAACTGGAATGTTCGGCTCACATATACACGGGAAACTTAAGAAGTTAAACTTAACAATTGCAAGTGAAGATCCAGTAGCCTGCGACTCCATTGGAGCTAAAATATTGGGACATGAAGAAGTTAAACACATCAAGTTAGCATGTATGAAGGGGTTGGGGGATATAAATCCAGAAGTATTAAAGATAAAGATAGATTAG
- a CDS encoding HEPN domain-containing protein: MSFEEAEILRERAESFLRNAEELFLKGVYDLAAFNIEQYCQLIVKYKLLMKTGAYLRTRSLIKLLRLLSNISGGLDMLFEGRNIVMLTKIEDAYIGARYLARRYEKGEVEEMLKFVLEVFKNVIERI, encoded by the coding sequence GTGAGTTTTGAGGAAGCTGAAATTTTAAGGGAACGTGCAGAATCCTTCCTAAGGAATGCTGAAGAATTATTCCTTAAAGGAGTTTATGATCTCGCAGCCTTTAACATAGAGCAATACTGTCAATTGATTGTGAAGTATAAGTTGCTTATGAAAACTGGAGCATATCTGAGAACACGCTCATTAATTAAGCTCCTAAGATTATTATCGAATATTTCAGGTGGATTGGATATGTTATTTGAGGGTAGAAACATTGTAATGTTAACGAAAATTGAGGATGCATATATTGGAGCTAGATATCTAGCTAGAAGATATGAGAAGGGGGAGGTTGAGGAAATGCTGAAATTCGTGTTGGAGGTGTTCAAGAATGTCATTGAAAGAATCTGA